The Methyloferula stellata AR4 genome includes a window with the following:
- a CDS encoding AAA family ATPase: MSTMSLVRTEISERLAAVGYVADRDLATALWLMDLLKRPLLLEGEAGVGKTEVAKALAALHGAPLIRLQCYEGLDQNAALYEWNYQRQILAIKAHEGEKADLIEAQIFSEPYLLERPILAAIRAETRAVLLVDEVDRADEEFEAFLLEVLSDFQVTIPELGTIAARSIPRVVLTSNGTREISDALRRRCLYYYVDFPDQDREVAIIRTRYPGIEVALALQVARLIQAIRKEDLRKVPGVAETLDFAAALIGIGQSDLQQDPGSVHDLLMTLLKTHEDQARLTSEVVERLIAKVA, translated from the coding sequence ATGTCCACCATGTCGCTTGTCCGCACTGAAATCAGCGAGCGCCTCGCCGCGGTCGGCTATGTCGCCGACCGTGACCTCGCGACCGCGCTCTGGCTGATGGATCTGCTGAAGCGTCCGCTTCTGCTCGAAGGCGAAGCCGGCGTCGGCAAGACGGAGGTCGCGAAGGCGCTCGCCGCGCTGCATGGCGCGCCGTTGATCCGGCTGCAATGCTACGAAGGCCTCGATCAGAACGCAGCCCTCTACGAATGGAATTATCAGCGCCAGATCCTCGCGATCAAAGCGCATGAAGGCGAAAAGGCCGACCTCATCGAGGCGCAGATCTTTTCCGAACCCTACCTCCTCGAACGGCCCATATTGGCGGCGATCCGGGCCGAGACCCGCGCGGTCCTCCTCGTCGACGAAGTTGATCGCGCCGACGAGGAGTTCGAGGCTTTTCTTCTCGAAGTCCTCTCGGACTTCCAGGTCACGATTCCAGAACTTGGAACGATCGCTGCGCGATCGATTCCGCGCGTGGTTCTGACCTCCAACGGCACGCGCGAGATTTCCGACGCTTTGCGGCGGCGCTGCCTTTATTATTATGTCGATTTCCCGGATCAGGACCGCGAAGTCGCGATCATCCGGACGCGCTATCCCGGCATCGAAGTGGCGCTTGCCCTGCAGGTCGCACGGCTCATTCAGGCGATCCGCAAGGAAGATCTTCGCAAGGTTCCGGGCGTTGCGGAAACGCTCGACTTCGCCGCCGCCCTGATCGGCATTGGTCAAAGCGATCTCCAGCAAGATCCGGGGAGCGTACATGATCTGTTGATGACGCTGTTGAAGACGCATGAGGATCAGGCGCGTTTGACGAGCGAAGTCGTCGAACGTCTCATCGCGAAAGTGGCGTGA
- the cynS gene encoding cyanase — protein MTREQLTEKILDIKRAKGWTWKHIINEIGGVSEVLVVGALLGQMKLVKPLAAKAAALFGLDQSEERMLNEVPYRGMPMPPTDPLIYRFYELVMVNGPAWKALIEEEFGDGIMSAIDFDMQMERLPNPKGDRVKFTMSGKFLPYKYYGAEQGLPEYGFKEE, from the coding sequence ATGACCCGCGAGCAACTGACCGAAAAGATCCTCGACATCAAGCGCGCCAAGGGCTGGACCTGGAAACACATCATCAACGAGATCGGCGGCGTATCCGAAGTCCTCGTCGTCGGCGCTCTCCTTGGACAGATGAAACTGGTGAAGCCGCTCGCGGCCAAGGCCGCCGCGCTCTTCGGCCTCGACCAGAGCGAGGAGCGCATGCTGAACGAAGTCCCCTATCGCGGCATGCCTATGCCGCCGACGGATCCGCTGATCTATCGCTTCTATGAGCTCGTAATGGTCAACGGCCCCGCCTGGAAGGCGCTCATCGAAGAAGAGTTCGGCGACGGCATCATGTCGGCGATCGATTTCGATATGCAGATGGAGCGCTTGCCCAATCCGAAGGGCGATCGCGTGAAGTTCACGATGAGCGGTAAATTCCTGCCCTATAAATATTACGGAGCCGAACAAGGGCTTCCGGAATATGGCTTCAAGGAGGAATGA
- a CDS encoding MHYT domain-containing protein, whose translation MALSVVMAVQGGYVGLQLADGLRSATGASRRVLLAGSAITLAVGIWSMHFVGMLAASLPHDVDFLVLPTLISFLTCVIVVGIGVAAVSLPGSPWMRITIGAFGMGAGICLMHYIGMNAVHANAFLDYNFISIFFAFLIAVVTSGVALWMLNRTTRPLPIWLAAVVLGIAVSGMHYTAMAGTTFTLCDTPPTGGSPALSRDNLAIIVAIIAFSVSGGFLLSVVPDRGAGANSREDKARPASQPMFADGSKADESEFTDHGMPHVDGARYTPAAAGENSDSKRFANAIPVEKEGRARNLRVDDIRSVRANAHYTYISDGQQEFFCKLPISAVEANLDPQSFIRVHRSYIVSIEHVESIRRHGENGIVELSGALVQCDIPVARARLSVLQRRVADHIRAARSEPPSAVRE comes from the coding sequence GTGGCCCTATCGGTCGTGATGGCCGTCCAAGGCGGCTATGTCGGTCTGCAGCTCGCGGACGGCTTGAGGTCTGCGACCGGCGCAAGCCGCAGAGTGCTGCTGGCCGGCTCCGCCATCACGCTCGCGGTCGGCATCTGGTCGATGCATTTCGTCGGCATGCTGGCCGCGTCATTGCCGCATGACGTCGATTTTCTGGTCCTGCCGACGCTGATCTCCTTTCTCACCTGCGTGATCGTCGTCGGCATCGGCGTCGCCGCCGTCAGCCTGCCTGGGTCGCCATGGATGCGCATTACGATCGGGGCCTTCGGCATGGGTGCCGGCATTTGCCTCATGCATTACATCGGCATGAATGCCGTCCACGCGAACGCCTTTTTGGATTATAATTTCATATCCATATTCTTTGCCTTCCTGATCGCCGTTGTCACAAGCGGCGTCGCGCTCTGGATGCTCAATCGCACGACGCGGCCGCTGCCGATCTGGCTCGCGGCCGTCGTTCTCGGCATCGCCGTGTCCGGGATGCACTATACCGCCATGGCCGGGACAACATTCACTCTCTGCGACACGCCGCCGACGGGCGGCTCGCCGGCTTTGTCGCGCGACAATCTCGCGATCATCGTCGCCATCATCGCCTTCTCGGTCTCGGGAGGTTTTCTTCTCTCCGTCGTGCCCGACCGCGGCGCCGGAGCGAACAGCCGGGAAGATAAAGCGCGTCCCGCGTCCCAACCTATGTTCGCCGACGGGTCCAAAGCCGATGAAAGCGAATTCACGGATCACGGCATGCCGCACGTCGACGGCGCGCGTTATACCCCCGCTGCGGCTGGCGAAAACTCGGACAGTAAACGCTTCGCGAACGCGATTCCCGTTGAAAAAGAAGGCCGAGCCCGAAACCTGCGTGTCGACGACATACGCTCCGTGCGGGCCAATGCGCATTACACTTATATTTCCGACGGACAGCAGGAATTCTTCTGCAAATTGCCGATCAGCGCCGTCGAAGCCAATCTCGACCCGCAAAGCTTCATAAGAGTCCACCGCAGTTATATTGTCTCGATCGAACATGTCGAAAGCATCCGCCGTCACGGCGAAAACGGCATTGTCGAGCTCTCCGGCGCTTTGGTGCAATGCGACATACCCGTGGCGCGGGCGCGTCTCTCCGTTTTGCAAAGACGCGTCGCAGACCATATTCGTGCAGCACGAAGCGAGCCGCCGTCCGCCGTTCGTGAATAA
- a CDS encoding XdhC family protein — translation MTVASDTLTMMQNMQSQELPFAVATVVRTVSVTAAKAGAKALILEDGTVVAGWIGGGCARGATLKAARDAIADGQPRLISIQPKDLLADLGISAGETKEGIRYANNMCPSQGTMDIFVEPILPRPELVVMGASPVAVALTEIAGAFGFDVTAAAPIKDHAALNDADHRIDGFDLPPAKRQRFIVVSTQGSGDELALSAALAAEANYVTFVGSRKKAAALTAALREKGADEARLAALKAPAGLDIGAITPEEIALSILAELVQVRRKSKAMPNPSV, via the coding sequence ATGACAGTCGCGTCCGACACATTAACGATGATGCAAAACATGCAGAGCCAGGAGCTTCCCTTCGCGGTGGCGACCGTCGTGCGCACGGTCTCCGTCACCGCGGCCAAAGCCGGTGCCAAAGCTTTGATCCTTGAAGACGGCACTGTCGTCGCCGGATGGATCGGCGGCGGCTGCGCCAGGGGCGCCACGCTGAAAGCCGCGCGGGACGCCATCGCTGACGGGCAGCCGCGTCTGATTTCCATCCAGCCGAAGGACTTGCTCGCCGATCTCGGCATTTCTGCAGGCGAGACGAAGGAGGGCATTCGCTACGCCAATAACATGTGCCCGAGCCAAGGCACGATGGACATATTCGTCGAACCCATACTGCCGCGCCCCGAACTCGTCGTGATGGGCGCGTCGCCCGTCGCGGTGGCCCTGACCGAGATCGCCGGCGCATTCGGTTTCGATGTGACGGCTGCGGCGCCAATCAAGGATCACGCCGCGCTGAACGATGCCGATCATCGGATCGACGGCTTCGATCTGCCGCCGGCCAAACGTCAGCGTTTCATCGTCGTCTCGACGCAAGGCTCGGGCGATGAGCTCGCACTCTCCGCCGCGCTCGCAGCGGAGGCCAATTACGTAACCTTCGTCGGGTCGCGCAAGAAGGCAGCCGCCTTGACCGCGGCGCTGCGCGAAAAAGGTGCAGACGAGGCGCGGCTCGCCGCGCTCAAGGCGCCAGCCGGGCTCGACATAGGCGCGATCACGCCGGAAGAGATCGCCCTCTCCATTCTGGCCGAACTGGTCCAAGTTCGGCGCAAATCCAAAGCCATGCCCAACCCATCAGTTTAA
- a CDS encoding aerobic carbon-monoxide dehydrogenase large subunit → MNEMTPPPLTKEQREAKLEGMGCKRKRVEDIRFTQGKGNYVDDIKLPGMLFGDFFRSSYAHARIKSIDTSKAKALPGVRAVLTAADLKPLNLHYMPTLAGDVAAVLADEKVLFQNEEVVFVVADDRYIAADAVELIEVDYEELPVIIDPHEAMLPDAPLLREDIKDKMDGAHGPRRHYNHIFNWQMGDKDGTDEAFAKAPVTIKETFYYHRTHPSPLETCQSLASFDKIKGELTLYGTFQAPHVVRTVASLISHIPEHKIHVIAPDIGGGFGNKVGVYPGYVCSIVASIVLGKPVKWVEDRMENLSTTSFARDYHITSELASTEDGRILAMRCYVLADHGAFDACADPSKWPAGFMNICTGSYDMPVAHLEVDGVYTNKASGGVAYRCSFRVTEAVYAIERAIECLAQKLGMDSADLRLKNFIRREQFPYKAPLGWEYDSGDYHLAMNKAMEAIGYRQLREEQAQKREAFKRGETREIMGIGVSFFTEIVGAGPSKNCDILGIGMFDSCEIRIHPTGSVIARMGTKSQGQGHETTYAQILATELGIPADDITIEEGNTDTAPYGLGTYGSRSTPTAGAAIAMAARKIRAKAQMIAAHLLEVHHNDLEWDIDGFQVKGLPEKRIGMAAIAWASYHQPIPNLEPGLEAVNYYDPPNMTYPFGSYFCVMDIDVDTGVYKIRRFYALDDCGTRINPMIIEGQVHGGLTEAFAVAMGQEIRYDAAGNVMGASFMDFFLPTAVETPHWETDYTETPSPHHPIGAKGVGESPHVGGVPCFSNAVNDAFSFLGTTHINMPHDYWRIWEVGQKLGLHA, encoded by the coding sequence ATGAATGAGATGACCCCTCCCCCGCTCACGAAAGAGCAGCGCGAAGCCAAGCTCGAGGGCATGGGCTGCAAGCGCAAACGCGTCGAAGACATCCGGTTTACCCAGGGCAAAGGCAATTATGTCGATGACATCAAATTGCCCGGCATGCTGTTTGGCGATTTCTTCCGCTCCTCCTATGCGCATGCGCGCATCAAAAGCATCGATACGTCTAAGGCCAAGGCCCTGCCCGGCGTGCGTGCTGTGCTGACCGCCGCCGATCTGAAGCCGCTCAATCTTCATTATATGCCGACGCTCGCCGGCGATGTGGCCGCTGTGCTGGCGGACGAGAAGGTCCTGTTTCAAAATGAGGAAGTCGTCTTCGTGGTCGCCGACGATCGCTATATCGCGGCCGATGCGGTCGAGCTGATAGAAGTGGACTACGAAGAGCTGCCGGTGATCATTGATCCGCATGAGGCCATGCTTCCGGATGCCCCACTTCTACGCGAAGACATCAAAGACAAAATGGACGGCGCACATGGGCCGCGCAGACATTATAACCACATCTTCAATTGGCAGATGGGCGACAAGGACGGCACGGACGAAGCCTTCGCCAAAGCGCCGGTGACGATCAAGGAAACCTTCTATTATCACCGCACCCATCCCTCGCCGCTCGAGACCTGCCAGAGCCTGGCCTCTTTCGACAAGATCAAGGGCGAGCTGACACTTTACGGCACCTTCCAGGCGCCGCATGTGGTGCGCACCGTCGCCTCGCTGATCTCGCATATTCCCGAGCATAAGATCCATGTGATCGCGCCCGATATCGGCGGCGGCTTCGGCAATAAGGTCGGCGTCTATCCTGGCTATGTCTGCTCGATCGTCGCCTCGATCGTGCTCGGCAAGCCGGTCAAATGGGTCGAAGACCGGATGGAGAATCTCTCGACCACATCCTTTGCGCGCGATTACCACATCACGTCCGAACTGGCCTCGACGGAAGACGGCCGCATCCTCGCCATGCGCTGCTATGTGCTGGCGGACCACGGCGCATTCGATGCTTGCGCCGACCCATCCAAATGGCCGGCTGGCTTTATGAATATCTGCACGGGCTCCTACGATATGCCCGTCGCGCATCTCGAAGTCGACGGTGTTTATACGAACAAAGCCTCGGGCGGCGTCGCCTACCGCTGCTCGTTCCGGGTGACGGAAGCCGTCTACGCGATCGAGCGCGCGATCGAATGCCTGGCGCAAAAGCTGGGCATGGATTCCGCCGATCTGCGGCTGAAGAACTTCATCAGGCGCGAGCAGTTTCCCTATAAGGCGCCGCTTGGCTGGGAATATGATTCAGGCGATTATCATCTTGCGATGAACAAGGCAATGGAGGCCATCGGCTATCGCCAGCTCCGCGAAGAGCAAGCGCAGAAGCGCGAAGCCTTCAAGCGCGGCGAGACCCGCGAGATCATGGGGATCGGCGTTTCCTTCTTCACCGAGATCGTCGGCGCGGGCCCTTCGAAGAATTGCGATATTCTCGGCATCGGCATGTTCGATTCCTGCGAGATCCGCATCCATCCGACGGGCTCCGTCATCGCCCGCATGGGCACGAAGAGCCAGGGTCAGGGTCACGAGACGACCTATGCGCAGATCCTCGCGACCGAGCTTGGTATCCCGGCCGACGATATTACAATCGAGGAAGGCAATACGGATACGGCGCCCTATGGGCTTGGCACCTATGGCTCGCGCTCCACGCCGACGGCGGGCGCCGCAATCGCCATGGCGGCGCGAAAAATCCGCGCCAAGGCGCAGATGATCGCCGCGCATCTTCTCGAAGTGCATCACAACGATCTCGAATGGGACATCGATGGCTTCCAGGTAAAGGGCCTGCCGGAAAAGCGCATCGGCATGGCGGCGATCGCCTGGGCCTCCTATCACCAGCCCATCCCCAATCTGGAGCCGGGCCTCGAGGCGGTGAATTATTACGATCCACCGAACATGACCTATCCGTTCGGCTCCTACTTCTGCGTGATGGATATCGATGTCGATACGGGCGTCTACAAGATCCGGCGCTTCTATGCACTCGACGATTGCGGCACGCGCATCAATCCGATGATCATCGAGGGCCAGGTGCACGGCGGCCTCACCGAAGCCTTCGCCGTCGCGATGGGTCAGGAGATCCGCTACGACGCGGCCGGCAATGTCATGGGCGCGTCCTTCATGGATTTCTTCCTGCCGACCGCCGTCGAGACCCCGCATTGGGAGACGGATTACACCGAGACGCCCTCGCCGCATCATCCGATCGGCGCGAAGGGCGTCGGCGAAAGCCCGCATGTCGGCGGCGTGCCGTGCTTCTCCAACGCGGTGAACGACGCCTTCTCGTTTCTCGGCACGACCCATATCAACATGCCGCACGACTATTGGCGCATCTGGGAAGTCGGCCAGAAGCTTGGCCTGCACGCTTAG
- a CDS encoding FAD binding domain-containing protein yields MIPGSFAYYRPKTISEAATLLADLSDDARPLAGGHSLIPMMKLRMATPQHLVDLGGIPDLKGIRQDGERMLIGAMATQAEVVASDLLAATLPILREAALVIADPQVRACGTIGGNAANGDPGNDMPAIMMALDANYEIAGRNGLRSIPARQFYQGAYFTALGPGELLTGISIPVPPQKHGYAYEKLKRKIGDYATAAAAVLLVMDQGGTVTSCAISLTNVGETALLAEKAAELVVGSSLDTATLAKAMAAAEEITSPAADGRGSAAYRTKMAGVMVKRALQRAAARA; encoded by the coding sequence ATGATCCCGGGCTCATTCGCCTATTACCGGCCGAAGACGATCAGCGAGGCCGCGACTCTTCTCGCCGATCTCAGCGACGATGCGCGGCCGCTGGCCGGCGGCCACAGCCTCATCCCGATGATGAAGCTTCGCATGGCAACGCCTCAGCACCTCGTCGATTTGGGCGGCATTCCCGATCTCAAGGGCATCCGTCAGGACGGCGAACGCATGCTGATCGGCGCGATGGCGACGCAAGCCGAGGTCGTCGCCTCGGATCTCCTCGCGGCAACGCTTCCGATCCTGCGCGAGGCCGCGCTTGTCATCGCCGATCCGCAAGTGCGCGCCTGCGGCACGATCGGCGGCAATGCCGCCAATGGCGATCCCGGCAATGACATGCCGGCGATCATGATGGCGCTCGATGCGAATTATGAGATCGCAGGCCGGAATGGCTTGCGCTCGATACCGGCGCGGCAATTCTATCAGGGCGCCTATTTCACCGCGCTAGGACCGGGCGAATTGCTGACGGGCATTTCCATCCCCGTCCCGCCGCAGAAGCATGGCTACGCCTACGAGAAGCTGAAACGCAAGATCGGCGATTATGCGACGGCGGCCGCCGCGGTTCTTCTGGTGATGGACCAGGGCGGGACCGTCACTTCCTGCGCGATCAGCCTCACCAATGTCGGCGAAACGGCGCTTTTGGCCGAGAAAGCCGCCGAGCTCGTGGTGGGCTCAAGCCTCGATACGGCGACCTTGGCGAAAGCCATGGCAGCGGCCGAAGAGATCACCAGCCCAGCAGCCGATGGACGCGGTAGTGCCGCCTATCGCACCAAGATGGCGGGCGTGATGGTCAAGCGCGCGCTGCAACGCGCGGCTGCGCGGGCCTAA
- a CDS encoding (2Fe-2S)-binding protein, with product MSKIHVQMTVNGEPVEALVEPRTLLIHFIREQLMLTGAHIGCDTTHCGACTVDLDGRSVKSCTMFTVQADGASITTIEGMAAPDGTLHALQEGFRMTHGLQCGFCTPGMILRAHRLLQENPDPTEAEIRFGIAGNICRCTGYQNIVKAIQYAAAKINGTPYQEAAE from the coding sequence ATGTCGAAGATCCATGTCCAAATGACCGTGAACGGGGAGCCCGTGGAAGCACTGGTCGAACCGCGCACGCTTCTCATCCATTTCATCCGCGAGCAGCTCATGCTGACCGGTGCCCATATCGGCTGCGATACGACCCACTGCGGCGCCTGTACCGTCGATCTCGACGGCCGGTCGGTCAAATCCTGCACCATGTTCACGGTCCAGGCCGATGGCGCTTCGATCACGACGATCGAGGGCATGGCCGCGCCCGACGGCACATTGCATGCGCTGCAAGAAGGGTTTCGCATGACGCATGGGCTGCAATGCGGCTTTTGCACGCCCGGCATGATCCTGCGGGCGCATCGCCTGCTTCAGGAAAATCCAGATCCGACCGAGGCTGAAATCCGCTTCGGCATCGCAGGCAATATCTGCCGCTGCACCGGCTATCAGAACATCGTGAAAGCGATCCAATACGCGGCCGCGAAAATCAACGGAACACCCTATCAGGAGGCCGCGGAATGA
- a CDS encoding transporter, with protein sequence MSKVSNHFTAIKYASLTIGVALAIMMESASATPVNPPGWTAGLQLGAPLPQGLYFVDTGTYFERSNSAFGSPKIDAVINLPVMIWSTPATLLGGRLELIATIPEIGVGINPNSPAGSSWHRDIYNYAGLAGLAWDLGGGWSVADHVGFFGPVDTDVGNNVGIGGNFWTFVESASVAYNHDGWALSANFFYGHSFNDNNTGIHTQPDSAQVDFAATKHIDKWEVGLVGYGSTDLGGAARDMDAFGFAHPQQQFALGGLVGYNFGSVITQFYVTRDVAERNYTGYDTRFWGRLVVPLWAPSAPAPLVAKY encoded by the coding sequence ATGTCGAAAGTAAGTAACCATTTCACTGCCATCAAATACGCGAGTTTGACGATCGGGGTAGCGCTTGCCATCATGATGGAAAGTGCTTCCGCGACGCCGGTCAATCCGCCCGGCTGGACGGCCGGACTGCAGCTCGGCGCGCCTTTGCCGCAGGGCCTCTATTTCGTCGATACGGGCACCTATTTCGAGCGGTCGAACTCAGCCTTCGGCTCGCCGAAGATCGATGCGGTCATCAATCTGCCGGTCATGATCTGGTCGACGCCCGCGACATTGCTCGGCGGCAGGCTCGAACTTATCGCGACGATCCCGGAAATCGGCGTTGGCATCAATCCCAACTCACCCGCCGGTTCGAGCTGGCATCGCGACATATATAATTACGCCGGTCTCGCTGGCCTCGCCTGGGATCTCGGCGGCGGCTGGAGCGTCGCCGATCATGTCGGCTTCTTCGGTCCGGTCGATACGGATGTCGGCAATAATGTCGGCATCGGCGGGAATTTCTGGACCTTCGTCGAATCGGCATCGGTCGCCTATAATCACGACGGTTGGGCCTTAAGCGCCAATTTCTTCTACGGTCACAGCTTCAACGACAACAACACAGGCATCCATACGCAGCCCGACTCGGCGCAGGTCGACTTCGCCGCGACGAAACATATCGACAAATGGGAAGTCGGACTTGTCGGCTATGGCTCGACCGATCTCGGCGGCGCCGCGCGGGATATGGACGCTTTTGGCTTCGCCCATCCGCAGCAGCAATTCGCGCTCGGCGGACTCGTCGGCTATAATTTCGGATCGGTGATCACACAATTTTACGTGACCCGCGATGTCGCCGAACGGAATTACACCGGCTATGACACGCGGTTCTGGGGCCGCCTCGTCGTGCCTTTGTGGGCGCCGTCCGCGCCGGCACCGCTCGTCGCGAAATATTGA
- a CDS encoding vWA domain-containing protein — MMAPLALAAPSFDLGEPVRLRFAAFVRSLRANGFTVGLAESQDALRIFCAIEPTNRTILLAALRSLFASRQADWEKFDAIFNAFWFAYGTKGTTRFEDRRQAPARSLPPAGPEDGPPQSGAGERLKRPDSAGDPASTEGGRDRQGGAAAQEALSKKDFRHILNQEELKRAYALADRLAAKMRTRLTRRDRAAKHGRRLDFRRVIHRSIARGGTPIDLVFRRRKTKPLRLVMLLDTSGSMSAYTPAFVRFMHGMLGSFKYASTFLFHTRLVDVTGAMTEKDPQRAIDRFSLMTEGVGGGTKIGESLATFNARYAARSIRSRTAVMIISDGFETGDPDRLAKEMSALRRRCRRIVWLNPMAGWQDYAPEAAGMKAALPFVDLFAPAHNLESLEALEPYLARL; from the coding sequence ATGATGGCCCCTCTCGCGCTCGCAGCCCCTTCCTTCGATCTCGGCGAACCCGTGCGTTTGCGCTTCGCTGCTTTCGTGAGGTCGCTGCGCGCCAATGGCTTTACGGTCGGGCTCGCGGAAAGCCAGGATGCGCTGCGGATTTTCTGTGCGATCGAACCCACGAATAGAACGATCCTTTTGGCTGCGCTACGCTCGCTCTTTGCCTCGCGGCAAGCGGATTGGGAAAAATTCGACGCGATCTTCAATGCCTTTTGGTTTGCCTATGGAACCAAGGGTACGACCCGTTTCGAGGACCGGCGGCAGGCGCCGGCCCGATCTCTTCCTCCTGCCGGTCCAGAGGATGGCCCGCCTCAGTCCGGCGCTGGCGAGCGCCTGAAGCGGCCAGACTCGGCCGGTGATCCCGCATCGACTGAGGGCGGCCGTGACCGACAGGGGGGCGCCGCGGCGCAAGAGGCATTGAGTAAGAAGGACTTCCGCCACATCTTGAATCAGGAAGAGCTGAAGCGCGCCTATGCGCTCGCCGACCGGCTCGCCGCGAAAATGCGCACGAGGCTGACACGGCGCGATCGGGCCGCGAAGCACGGCCGCCGCCTCGATTTCCGCCGCGTGATTCATCGCAGCATCGCGCGCGGTGGCACGCCCATCGATCTGGTGTTCCGGCGCCGCAAGACGAAGCCGCTGCGGCTCGTCATGCTGCTCGATACATCGGGTTCGATGAGCGCCTATACGCCAGCCTTCGTGCGCTTCATGCATGGCATGCTCGGCTCGTTCAAATATGCCTCAACCTTTCTGTTTCACACGCGCCTCGTCGATGTGACGGGCGCCATGACAGAGAAAGACCCGCAGCGCGCGATCGACCGCTTCAGCCTCATGACCGAGGGGGTCGGCGGCGGCACGAAGATCGGCGAAAGCCTCGCGACCTTCAATGCGCGATATGCGGCGCGCAGCATCCGGTCGCGCACCGCCGTCATGATCATTTCGGACGGTTTCGAAACCGGCGATCCGGATCGTCTCGCAAAGGAGATGAGCGCTTTGCGGCGGCGCTGCCGCCGCATCGTCTGGCTCAACCCGATGGCCGGCTGGCAAGATTATGCGCCGGAGGCGGCGGGCATGAAGGCCGCTCTGCCCTTCGTCGATCTCTTCGCGCCCGCCCATAATCTCGAGAGCCTCGAAGCGCTCGAACCCTATCTCGCAAGGCTTTGA
- a CDS encoding molybdopterin-binding protein, whose product MKFGPVPVEKSLGGIVAHGVRYKGLVLKKGEIIELDHIGALKAVGFDKIVVAELEQGDIEENAAALALAKAVAGDNLTLEAPATGRVNIYAMQDGVFGLDEAFANRVNDVDERITLATLPPMQPVVAGDMVATVKIIPFSVPEDALACAIDAAQGAKLAVSAYRPLRIGVVSTLLPGLKASVVEKTLNVLAERIAMTPAKIVGSERVMHDVPALAQAIAAIAPLSDIIIIFGASAITDRRDVIPAAIEQSGGRIVHFGMPVDPGNLLLLGQLQDGTCVIGAPGCARSPKESGFDWVLQRMLAGLNVTSADIKRMGAGGLLIENAGRARQPASHLLEAG is encoded by the coding sequence ATGAAATTCGGTCCCGTTCCCGTCGAGAAAAGCCTGGGCGGCATCGTCGCCCATGGCGTGCGCTACAAAGGCCTCGTTCTCAAGAAAGGCGAGATCATAGAGCTGGACCATATCGGTGCTTTGAAGGCAGTCGGCTTCGACAAGATCGTCGTCGCGGAACTGGAACAAGGCGACATCGAGGAAAATGCCGCGGCCTTGGCGCTGGCTAAGGCGGTCGCAGGGGACAATCTCACGCTCGAGGCTCCGGCCACCGGCCGGGTGAATATCTACGCCATGCAGGATGGCGTCTTCGGCTTGGATGAAGCCTTCGCCAACCGCGTCAACGATGTGGACGAGCGTATCACTCTGGCGACGCTTCCGCCGATGCAGCCTGTCGTTGCCGGCGATATGGTCGCGACCGTCAAGATCATCCCTTTCTCGGTGCCGGAGGATGCATTGGCTTGCGCAATCGATGCGGCGCAGGGAGCGAAGCTCGCGGTCTCCGCTTATCGGCCGCTGCGCATTGGCGTCGTCTCGACCTTGCTGCCTGGCCTGAAGGCGAGCGTGGTGGAGAAGACATTGAACGTGCTCGCCGAGCGCATTGCCATGACGCCGGCCAAGATCGTCGGCAGCGAACGTGTGATGCACGATGTTCCCGCGCTCGCGCAAGCGATCGCTGCCATTGCGCCTTTAAGCGATATAATCATCATCTTTGGCGCTTCGGCGATCACCGACCGGCGCGATGTGATCCCGGCCGCGATCGAACAGAGCGGCGGCCGCATTGTTCACTTTGGCATGCCTGTCGATCCTGGCAATCTCCTGCTTCTCGGGCAGTTGCAAGACGGCACATGCGTGATTGGAGCGCCCGGCTGCGCGCGATCTCCCAAGGAGAGCGGCTTCGACTGGGTGTTGCAACGCATGCTCGCCGGGTTGAACGTCACCAGCGCCGACATCAAACGCATGGGTGCAGGAGGGCTGCTGATCGAGAATGCCGGACGCGCGCGGCAACCGGCAAGCCATTTACTGGAAGCCGGTTAG